CTTTCTGTGTTGCGCTATCACTCAGCCTTTGAAAAGCTTTTTTTCTCGCTTCGGTTAGCATTTCGGTATAACCACGGATCTCTCCACCGACAATACTCTTGATGCCTGCCATTAAGTCACGACCGATATGTTTTGACTGAACAACATTACCAGTGACGATATCCAGCACCTCTGAGATTTCCTTTCCTGGTACTGTTTCTGTAGTGGAAAAAATCATTTGACTTCCTTCTTATGGCGAAATCTAGTGTAAAAGTATATATCTAATACGTGGCTATCGTAATCGAATGAGTATATATCTTCATTATTTTCCTGTGGAAAGTAAGCATTGCCAATAACCAACATCCACCCACTGCTCAAACTTGTATCCCACTTCCTTAAAATGAGCGACTTTCTTCATGCCAAATTTCTCATGAAGTGCGACGCTACTGGCATTGGGTAGTGCTATACCGCAGATAACTGCATGAACATCAAGCTGTATCAACTGCTTTAATAATTCTGCGTAAAGCTTCGAACCCCAGCCTTTAGATATTAAATTTGTATCTAAATATACGGTAGCTTCTACTGAGTGCTGATATGCACAGCGCCCCTTCCATTTGCTGGCATAACAATAGCCAACTATGCGACCTTCATATTCTGCGACAAGCCAGGGGAGGTTGTTTCTGGAGCATTCTTCGATCCTGTTGGTGATAATTTCAGTTGAAACAGGCTCGGTCTCAAAAGTAATGAAAGTACTTTCTATATAGTAATTGTAGATTTCAGCAATCTCTGCGGAGTCTAAAGTAGTAACTGGTCTTATCATGCTTATTCTTAGTTCTTCCCTCATCGTAATAAGAAAAATGGTCAGCTTAATTAATGCTTGCCTTCCTTGGTGTTGTTCAGTGATTTCTCTAAAGCCTTCGATTCTTCTATTACTCGAACTGACCAGTCTATTCGTTGCTGATCAGAGATTATATCAGGATCTATATCATACAGGCTCCAGTTTCCCGATGGGTCTTTCACAAATTGGGTGCCATACCATTGTGGTTGGTTTAGGTTCATCATTAGTCGATCCCATGTAGCTGCTTTTAACCAATTTGCCTTGCTTTTGTCCTCAGCAAGGGTGGCTGCTATGGTGGTAAGTGCGTGAGCGAGCCTAATATCTTCCACATTATTGCCATGCTGGAAAATAAGTGCTGCATGGTAGAAATCTTTCGAAGTCTTAATTCGGCCCTCTGCTAGCATCTTTAGTACTTTTCCACGTCGATTCTTGTCTTTATGATTAAGTACATTCCAGTCGATTTCGTCGTGTGAAAGCTTGCGTGCAATCTGGTCCTGGTTAAATAAACGGGTTAGCTGCTCATTTTCCTGTGGGTGTCGGCTCTCAGATGTCTTATCTATACCTGTTCCGTGATCTGCAAGTGAATCATGAATTGTAATACAGTAAGTATAAATTAGAATTTTAATCAGGGTCTTTTTCATGCAATTACTTTTGTGCTGTTAATGGTGAAGTATGGGGCTGATAGCCCCATGCTACTTCTTTATATCGCTATCGTAGGATAAATGTTAGGTATCCAGCTCTTATATGCCAGTTTATAGAGTCAGAAATAAGGTTTTGCTTGTTCTTATTTTCATTATCTTCAGGTTGCGTGTATAGAGATTTGGTAGTAACTGGCTGAGGCTCATT
This DNA window, taken from Microbulbifer sp. GL-2, encodes the following:
- a CDS encoding arsinothricin resistance N-acetyltransferase ArsN1 family B, yielding MIRPVTTLDSAEIAEIYNYYIESTFITFETEPVSTEIITNRIEECSRNNLPWLVAEYEGRIVGYCYASKWKGRCAYQHSVEATVYLDTNLISKGWGSKLYAELLKQLIQLDVHAVICGIALPNASSVALHEKFGMKKVAHFKEVGYKFEQWVDVGYWQCLLSTGK
- a CDS encoding heavy metal-binding domain-containing protein, whose amino-acid sequence is MIFSTTETVPGKEISEVLDIVTGNVVQSKHIGRDLMAGIKSIVGGEIRGYTEMLTEARKKAFQRLSDSATQKGADAVVGIRFTTSAIMDGSSEILVFGTAVKLKR